In the Candidatus Hydrogenedens sp. genome, one interval contains:
- a CDS encoding V-type ATP synthase subunit A: protein MSTNIQGEVVKVSGPLVVARGLSGARMYEMVRVGNAKLFGEIIEIRGEDYSIQVYEETGGIGPGQPVFRTGEALSVELGPGLIRSIYDGVQRPLDKIAAQFGEYIVRGAESPSLDRTMIWKFEPVAKVGDHVVPGDILGTVRETKLVVHKIMVPHGVEGTVKKIGPVEGNVDTVIAVIETEKGLRELTMVQRWPVRQPRPVAKKLPPLEPLTTGQRVLDMFFPMTKGGTACVPGPFGSGKTVVQHQLAKWANASIVVYVGCGERGNEMTDVLMEFPELKDPESGEPLMERTVLIANTSNMPVAAREASVFTGITIAEYFRDMGYSVALMADSTSRWAEAMREMSGRLEEMPGEEGYPAYLGTRIASFYERSGNVICLGSDKRNGTLSLIGAVSPPGGDFSEPVVQATLRVVKVFWGLDDKLAFARHFPAINWLTSYSLYQEVVDKYANENYNPKWSEVRRRAMAILQREAELEELVRLVGMDALPAEDRLLMQAAKMIREDFLHQNAFDEIDTYSSMLKQFQLLYTILYYYDEVRPALQKGVPLTKLLNLPVLEEISKAKMIREDKLDQFDGLRNKISEQVKALLS, encoded by the coding sequence ATGAGCACAAACATTCAGGGTGAAGTTGTTAAAGTATCCGGACCGTTAGTAGTTGCGCGTGGTTTGTCCGGTGCACGTATGTATGAAATGGTTCGGGTCGGAAATGCCAAATTGTTTGGCGAAATTATTGAAATACGTGGAGAAGATTATTCCATACAGGTGTATGAAGAGACCGGAGGTATTGGTCCGGGACAACCTGTATTCAGGACAGGAGAAGCATTAAGCGTAGAATTAGGACCCGGATTGATTCGGTCTATTTATGATGGAGTACAGCGTCCCTTAGATAAAATAGCAGCACAATTTGGTGAGTATATTGTCCGTGGGGCAGAAAGTCCTTCCTTAGACCGTACCATGATTTGGAAATTTGAACCAGTGGCTAAGGTAGGTGACCACGTTGTACCTGGCGATATTTTGGGGACTGTTCGTGAGACAAAGTTGGTTGTTCATAAAATAATGGTTCCTCATGGTGTAGAAGGAACAGTAAAGAAGATAGGACCCGTAGAAGGTAATGTAGATACGGTAATAGCGGTTATTGAAACTGAGAAAGGTCTACGTGAATTAACTATGGTTCAACGTTGGCCTGTTCGTCAGCCGAGACCAGTAGCAAAGAAACTCCCGCCATTAGAACCCTTGACCACAGGGCAACGGGTATTGGATATGTTTTTCCCGATGACGAAAGGAGGAACTGCATGCGTTCCTGGTCCATTCGGTAGTGGAAAGACCGTGGTTCAACATCAGTTAGCAAAATGGGCTAATGCAAGTATTGTGGTGTATGTAGGTTGCGGTGAACGCGGAAATGAAATGACAGACGTGCTTATGGAATTCCCCGAGTTAAAAGACCCTGAATCGGGCGAACCACTTATGGAACGAACGGTGTTAATAGCTAATACATCAAACATGCCTGTGGCTGCTCGTGAAGCGAGTGTATTCACGGGAATCACAATTGCGGAATATTTCCGCGATATGGGATATAGTGTGGCTTTGATGGCTGACTCAACAAGTCGGTGGGCAGAAGCCATGCGTGAAATGTCAGGACGTTTAGAAGAAATGCCAGGTGAAGAAGGTTATCCTGCATACTTAGGGACACGGATTGCGAGTTTCTATGAACGGTCGGGAAATGTGATTTGTTTAGGCTCAGATAAAAGAAATGGAACACTATCTTTAATTGGTGCAGTTTCTCCCCCAGGCGGTGATTTCTCCGAACCTGTTGTGCAGGCTACCTTGCGTGTAGTGAAGGTTTTTTGGGGGTTAGATGATAAATTAGCGTTTGCAAGACATTTCCCTGCTATTAACTGGTTAACCTCTTATTCACTATATCAGGAAGTTGTTGATAAGTATGCAAATGAGAACTATAATCCCAAATGGTCTGAAGTTCGTAGACGAGCAATGGCAATTTTACAGAGGGAAGCTGAATTAGAAGAATTAGTTCGTTTGGTAGGTATGGATGCATTACCTGCGGAAGACCGCTTACTTATGCAGGCGGCAAAAATGATAAGAGAAGACTTTTTACATCAGAATGCATTTGATGAAATCGATACATATTCCTCCATGTTAAAACAATTTCAACTGTTATATACCATTTTATACTACTACGATGAAGTTCGTCCTGCATTGCAAAAAGGTGTGCCATTAACAAAGTTATTGAATTTGCCTGTATTAGAGGAAATTTCAAAGGCAAAGATGATACGTGAAGATAAGTTAGACCAGTTTGATGGTTTACGAAATAAAATTTCGGAACAAGTTAAAGCATTGTTATCTTAA
- a CDS encoding V-type ATP synthase subunit B produces MTKEYRTVKEIIGPLMLVEGVEGITFGELTDIRLDDGTTRRGQVLEVNKDKAVVQVFEGTSGLAPQGVTVKFLGKGVELGVSEDMLGRVFDGFGRPIDDGPPIIPEKWLNVNGNPMNPFARDYPNEFIQTGISTIDLLNPLVRGQKLPFFSGSGLPHSRMAAQVARQARVLKTGEKFAVIFATMGITFEESEFFINDFRRTGALERAVLFINLADDPAIERIAVPRMALTVAEFLAFEKDMHVLVILTDLTNYCEALREISAARKEVPGRRGYPGYLYTDLSTIYERAGRIKGKNGSITQLPVLTMPEDDKTHPIPDLTGYITEGQIILSRSLHAQGIYPPVDVLPSLSRLKDKGIGVGKTREDHANVMNQLYAAYARGKNAKELAVVLGESALSDIDLLYVKFADAFEDRFIRQGEDENRSIEDSLRIGWELLGMLPKSELKRVKPEFIEKYYPENK; encoded by the coding sequence ATTACAAAAGAATATCGCACAGTAAAAGAAATAATCGGTCCATTAATGTTGGTAGAAGGTGTTGAAGGCATTACCTTCGGTGAACTAACAGATATTCGTCTGGACGATGGGACTACCCGACGGGGTCAGGTATTAGAGGTTAATAAAGATAAAGCAGTGGTTCAGGTGTTTGAAGGAACCAGTGGTTTGGCTCCCCAGGGAGTAACTGTGAAGTTTTTGGGTAAAGGTGTAGAGTTAGGTGTATCTGAAGATATGTTGGGTAGAGTTTTTGATGGATTCGGAAGACCCATTGATGACGGGCCTCCAATTATTCCCGAAAAATGGTTAAATGTTAATGGTAATCCAATGAATCCTTTTGCTCGTGACTATCCTAACGAGTTTATTCAAACGGGTATTTCAACTATCGATTTACTAAATCCGCTGGTTCGTGGGCAGAAATTGCCCTTCTTCTCAGGTTCAGGTTTGCCACATTCAAGAATGGCGGCACAGGTAGCACGACAAGCAAGAGTATTGAAGACAGGCGAGAAGTTCGCCGTTATATTCGCTACAATGGGTATTACCTTCGAAGAATCCGAATTTTTCATTAATGACTTTCGTAGAACAGGGGCTCTTGAACGGGCAGTTTTGTTTATTAACCTTGCAGATGACCCTGCTATTGAACGTATCGCAGTCCCACGTATGGCGTTAACTGTGGCGGAATTCTTAGCCTTTGAAAAAGATATGCATGTGTTGGTTATATTAACTGACCTTACAAATTATTGTGAAGCCTTACGTGAAATCTCCGCGGCACGAAAAGAGGTGCCAGGTAGGCGTGGTTATCCTGGTTATTTATACACAGACTTGAGTACGATTTATGAACGAGCAGGCAGAATAAAGGGGAAAAATGGTTCTATTACACAATTGCCTGTGTTAACCATGCCTGAGGATGATAAAACTCATCCTATCCCTGACTTAACAGGGTATATTACAGAAGGGCAGATTATTTTAAGTCGTTCCTTACATGCACAAGGGATTTACCCACCTGTGGATGTTTTGCCTTCACTATCACGTTTGAAGGATAAAGGTATCGGTGTAGGAAAGACACGTGAAGACCATGCTAATGTCATGAATCAGTTATATGCGGCGTATGCACGCGGTAAAAATGCAAAAGAATTAGCCGTAGTTTTAGGGGAATCGGCATTGAGCGATATTGATTTATTGTATGTGAAGTTCGCAGATGCGTTTGAGGATAGGTTCATAAGGCAAGGTGAAGACGAGAACCGTAGTATTGAAGATAGTTTGCGAATCGGATGGGAATTACTCGGGATGTTACCAAAATCTGAATTGAAACGAGTAAAACCTGAATTTATAGAAAAATACTATCCAGAAAACAAATAA
- a CDS encoding V-type ATPase subunit: protein MKALSKGQHRWGFVCGQISVLEGRLMSYDFFMNLGSIEKPEDVLHRLQETTLREFMVPGAETWEDWSTIIDNYVHAQIYELKKACPSPEITDVFLLSEDYVNLKRAINGKNPLFPKNIFTESRLAEIASANPSLFPEVIRPAITAICNPAGVQSENPLITDIVLDGSYLRHYLDLISQLDCPLLKDWSELRILSKLIVVLWRALKAGHNLKMFQQYLLPIEPFNHLVGELCSINELRSWGGVIPGIVGDIWRECLDLSEDEQIPKFEQMTSDLLTNYVKHAKLQTMGPERVGAFCWGMHVEAFNLKLLISGKLNGLPSAMLKDRIRQTYV from the coding sequence TTGAAAGCCCTTTCGAAAGGACAACATCGTTGGGGATTTGTATGTGGACAAATCAGCGTATTAGAAGGGCGGTTAATGTCCTATGACTTTTTTATGAATCTTGGAAGTATCGAGAAGCCAGAGGACGTATTACATCGTCTTCAAGAGACAACATTACGTGAGTTTATGGTTCCTGGGGCAGAGACGTGGGAGGACTGGAGCACGATAATTGATAATTATGTTCATGCTCAGATATATGAATTAAAGAAAGCATGTCCTTCACCAGAGATTACGGATGTATTTTTATTAAGTGAAGATTATGTAAACCTAAAACGAGCAATAAACGGCAAAAATCCTCTTTTCCCTAAAAATATTTTTACCGAATCACGACTTGCAGAAATTGCTTCCGCTAATCCATCGTTATTCCCAGAGGTTATCCGTCCAGCAATAACGGCGATATGTAATCCTGCAGGGGTTCAATCTGAAAATCCGCTGATTACAGACATTGTTTTAGATGGTAGTTATTTGAGGCATTATTTAGATCTTATTTCACAATTAGATTGTCCACTATTAAAAGATTGGTCTGAACTTAGAATTTTGTCGAAATTAATAGTTGTATTGTGGCGTGCATTGAAGGCAGGGCATAACTTGAAAATGTTTCAACAATATCTTCTGCCTATTGAGCCATTTAATCATCTTGTCGGTGAGTTGTGTAGTATAAATGAACTTCGGTCTTGGGGTGGAGTTATCCCAGGAATTGTAGGAGATATATGGCGTGAATGTTTAGACTTAAGTGAGGATGAACAAATTCCGAAGTTTGAACAAATGACCTCAGATTTACTTACGAACTATGTTAAACATGCAAAATTACAAACAATGGGTCCTGAGCGAGTTGGAGCTTTTTGTTGGGGAATGCATGTTGAGGCATTTAACTTAAAACTGCTTATTAGTGGGAAGCTGAATGGCTTGCCCTCAGCAATGTTGAAAGATAGGATAAGGCAAACGTATGTATAA
- a CDS encoding M23 family metallopeptidase: protein MGLKLPLKTVIVMSVLVFGFYGCQHLKECEKDTSSVSLNKPEEECVPSSLLYRVFMNEEEEHVEGSSEIENTVENNSTPPEGIDFTKEIPHIWPIKDGSGHISSWFGSVRSRGGSGSRVHKGIDIIVPTGTPVVATADGVVRLACTMHGYGLLIVVEHADGINSAYAHLSKICVKEGDEVKEGDVIGLSGATGRVTTAHLHYEIRKEDTAINPVWFLPAVDE from the coding sequence ATGGGTTTGAAACTTCCTTTAAAAACGGTTATTGTTATGTCTGTATTGGTATTTGGGTTTTATGGCTGTCAACACTTAAAAGAATGTGAAAAAGATACTTCCAGTGTGTCGTTAAATAAACCAGAAGAAGAGTGTGTTCCTTCATCTCTATTATATCGTGTTTTTATGAACGAAGAAGAGGAGCACGTGGAAGGTTCGTCAGAGATTGAGAATACAGTAGAAAATAATTCAACACCACCCGAAGGCATTGATTTTACAAAGGAGATTCCGCATATTTGGCCTATAAAAGATGGCTCTGGTCATATAAGTTCATGGTTCGGTAGTGTGAGGAGTAGGGGTGGAAGTGGCTCAAGAGTTCATAAGGGTATTGATATTATAGTTCCAACAGGAACACCAGTGGTAGCAACAGCAGATGGTGTTGTTCGTTTAGCATGTACAATGCATGGGTATGGTTTATTAATTGTAGTAGAGCATGCAGACGGAATTAATAGTGCCTATGCTCATCTGAGTAAAATATGTGTTAAAGAAGGAGATGAAGTTAAAGAAGGTGATGTGATTGGGCTGTCTGGGGCAACAGGCAGGGTAACCACTGCACATTTGCATTATGAAATAAGAAAGGAAGATACCGCCATTAATCCAGTATGGTTTCTGCCTGCAGTGGATGAGTAG
- a CDS encoding V-type ATP synthase subunit K: protein MDNALAIEIGRGLAIAGAGLAVGLGCSGSGKGIGIASQAVGGVLSEKPDLFGRLLVLLALPGTQGFYGFITAILIFVRSGLISGQMIITPGTGLALFVLGLGVGLALYFSAQWQGEASAASISLVARRPEAFGRSVILPAMVETYAVVALLVAILAINWLTADNNVTAYIRGQ from the coding sequence ATGGATAACGCACTTGCAATCGAAATTGGTCGTGGATTAGCAATCGCAGGAGCAGGTTTAGCCGTAGGTTTAGGATGCTCCGGGTCCGGAAAAGGAATTGGTATCGCTTCTCAAGCGGTAGGTGGCGTGTTAAGCGAAAAACCGGACCTTTTTGGAAGACTATTGGTGCTACTGGCATTGCCTGGAACGCAAGGGTTCTATGGATTTATTACTGCCATACTTATCTTTGTCCGTTCAGGTTTAATCTCCGGACAGATGATAATCACACCTGGGACAGGGTTAGCCCTGTTCGTTTTGGGATTAGGAGTTGGACTTGCATTGTATTTCTCCGCCCAATGGCAGGGTGAAGCGTCAGCGGCAAGTATTTCATTAGTTGCACGAAGACCCGAGGCATTTGGTCGCTCTGTTATATTGCCTGCTATGGTAGAAACGTATGCTGTGGTAGCATTGTTAGTGGCTATCCTTGCTATTAACTGGTTAACTGCTGATAATAATGTAACTGCATATATTCGTGGACAATAA
- a CDS encoding sugar phosphate isomerase/epimerase, with product MKTIRRDFIKTCALGLGALAVHQKGHTDTSSQKEIKEEKRFQGGISPWPVVLNTSTIRPATLKDKIRIAHETKWDGIEPWISELEEYEKQGGNLKDLGKEIEDLGLIVPNVIGLWDSMPDGEDNFKASLEVTRNRMRMASAVGSKHVASIPAPDRENIDLKWCARCYKELLKIGEEEFGIRVAVEFVGFFKGVYRFGQACAIAIDADDPRACIIADTFHLFRGGSGFSGLELVQGNLIGHFHWNDVPGDVPREEQGDAHRIYPGDGILPLKDVLKTLKKIGYTGCLSLEIFNREYWKQDLKIVAETGLKKMQDCIQGSGV from the coding sequence ATGAAAACAATAAGAAGAGATTTTATAAAAACATGTGCATTAGGTTTAGGTGCTCTTGCGGTACATCAAAAGGGACATACTGATACATCATCTCAAAAAGAAATCAAAGAAGAAAAGCGTTTCCAAGGAGGTATAAGTCCGTGGCCAGTTGTTCTAAATACCAGCACGATACGTCCAGCTACGTTGAAGGATAAAATCAGGATTGCCCATGAGACAAAGTGGGACGGTATAGAGCCATGGATTAGTGAACTCGAGGAATATGAGAAACAGGGCGGAAATTTGAAAGATTTAGGGAAAGAGATAGAAGATTTGGGATTGATTGTCCCTAATGTGATTGGCTTATGGGATTCCATGCCAGATGGAGAGGATAATTTTAAGGCATCGTTAGAAGTTACACGAAATCGAATGAGGATGGCATCAGCAGTAGGGTCAAAACATGTTGCTTCTATTCCTGCACCTGATAGGGAGAATATCGATTTGAAATGGTGTGCCCGTTGTTATAAAGAATTACTAAAAATAGGTGAAGAGGAGTTTGGAATTCGTGTAGCGGTCGAATTTGTGGGATTTTTTAAAGGGGTATATCGTTTTGGCCAAGCGTGTGCCATTGCAATTGATGCAGATGACCCGAGGGCTTGTATTATTGCGGATACATTCCACCTATTTCGTGGTGGTTCTGGGTTCTCAGGTCTTGAATTGGTTCAGGGCAATCTTATTGGGCATTTCCATTGGAATGATGTTCCTGGAGATGTTCCAAGGGAGGAACAAGGCGATGCACATCGTATTTATCCAGGGGATGGAATTTTGCCTTTGAAGGATGTTTTGAAAACGTTAAAGAAAATAGGATATACAGGCTGTTTGTCTTTAGAGATATTCAATAGAGAATATTGGAAACAGGACTTAAAAATAGTTGCAGAAACAGGACTTAAAAAAATGCAAGATTGCATACAGGGGAGTGGAGTGTAA
- a CDS encoding V-type ATP synthase subunit F: MYKAYVIGEKSLIQGFKSAGFEVFHALTPNDLQRAFQQIQQDGGAEIILITEELAQESKELIQDYRLISNAVITTIPTHKGSIHLGFKELKRQIEYSIGVDMLGKEEQS, from the coding sequence ATGTATAAAGCGTATGTTATAGGTGAAAAAAGTTTAATTCAAGGATTTAAATCCGCAGGTTTTGAAGTATTTCATGCCTTGACGCCGAACGACCTGCAGAGGGCATTTCAGCAAATACAACAAGATGGTGGGGCAGAAATTATCTTGATTACAGAAGAACTTGCTCAGGAATCGAAAGAACTTATTCAGGATTATCGTTTAATTAGCAATGCTGTTATTACGACAATACCTACACATAAAGGAAGTATCCATCTGGGCTTTAAAGAGTTGAAGCGTCAGATAGAGTATTCCATTGGAGTAGATATGCTCGGTAAAGAGGAACAATCCTGA
- a CDS encoding V-type ATP synthase subunit D → MRLAVNPTRMELLRLRKRLVVAQRGHKLLKDKLDGLMKDFGRITAEYKKARLEVDDELPQVLKLFVLAEATSSRLIVEDALESTRQEMKIEIKTQRLMSVQIPKLEITFGKSEGGYSLIHTSSELDKAITQMKEFLPKLLKMAELEETVRRLCQEIEKTRRRVNALEHTLIPRMKETIKFIKNKLDEMERSTTSQLMRIKAQRLAQEANK, encoded by the coding sequence ATGCGATTAGCAGTTAACCCAACACGAATGGAATTACTTAGGCTACGTAAGAGACTTGTTGTTGCTCAACGTGGTCATAAGTTATTAAAAGATAAGTTAGATGGTTTAATGAAGGATTTCGGGCGTATTACCGCTGAATATAAAAAGGCAAGATTAGAGGTTGATGATGAATTGCCTCAAGTTCTGAAATTATTCGTGTTGGCAGAGGCAACCTCATCACGATTGATTGTCGAAGATGCTCTGGAATCAACACGTCAAGAGATGAAAATTGAGATAAAAACACAAAGATTAATGAGTGTTCAGATTCCGAAATTGGAAATTACATTTGGGAAAAGTGAAGGGGGCTATTCATTAATCCACACCTCATCAGAATTAGACAAAGCAATTACCCAGATGAAGGAATTTTTGCCAAAACTGTTAAAAATGGCAGAATTGGAAGAAACTGTTCGTAGGCTATGTCAGGAAATAGAGAAGACGCGTAGGAGAGTTAATGCATTGGAACATACATTAATACCGAGAATGAAAGAGACTATTAAGTTTATTAAGAATAAATTAGATGAGATGGAACGTTCAACGACCAGTCAATTAATGAGGATTAAAGCCCAACGTTTAGCACAAGAGGCGAATAAATAA
- a CDS encoding PmoA family protein produces the protein MNSKIFVCLITFALCSITVATSTHSESLDKMKILVKSSDYQMVNPVISLPCKETLPDNKIVTVLHPKTGKEFPATIHNGEFTFIPDDIAPNSECIYEVRVKDKTPDYVYHVQITPGEKPDTIKVEIDKKLFTVYHYGKEWKKPFLWPLLSENQVTITRDYPMNPEGTPKFAQDHPHHKSFWTAYGNINDVNLWTEEEGTGIQRVENVSYRSGDAYGWIISNNKWCDKDGNYVITENREYRFYTTPEKGRLFDAFVSFTAEEKDAVFKDTKEGGIVSARMHPDISTKGIITIASGETGEDKVWGKPTPWCDYSAELKDIGWRGLAIFDNPSNLRYPTSWHVRKYGLFAANCFGYSNFRDKDYNKPLLPENGDYTIKKGDTLSFRYRMYVHSGNVTDSMVKEHARNFQETIKAEWTK, from the coding sequence ATGAATTCAAAAATATTTGTTTGTTTAATAACTTTTGCCCTATGTTCAATTACAGTTGCAACGAGCACACATTCTGAGTCATTAGATAAAATGAAAATCTTGGTGAAATCCAGTGATTATCAAATGGTAAACCCTGTGATTTCCTTACCGTGCAAAGAAACATTACCCGATAATAAAATTGTAACGGTACTTCATCCAAAAACAGGAAAAGAATTCCCTGCTACCATTCACAATGGAGAGTTCACGTTTATCCCTGATGACATAGCTCCAAATTCAGAATGTATTTATGAGGTTCGCGTAAAAGATAAAACTCCAGATTATGTTTATCATGTTCAGATTACTCCTGGAGAGAAACCCGACACTATTAAGGTAGAAATTGACAAAAAACTGTTTACAGTCTACCATTACGGGAAGGAGTGGAAAAAGCCTTTTCTCTGGCCATTACTTTCTGAAAATCAGGTTACCATTACAAGAGATTACCCGATGAACCCTGAAGGCACTCCAAAATTCGCTCAGGACCATCCACATCATAAATCTTTTTGGACTGCTTACGGCAATATAAATGATGTTAATCTCTGGACAGAAGAAGAGGGAACTGGGATACAACGCGTTGAAAACGTAAGTTATCGCTCTGGCGATGCCTATGGATGGATAATTAGCAACAATAAATGGTGCGATAAAGACGGAAATTATGTAATTACAGAAAATCGAGAATATCGATTTTATACAACTCCCGAGAAAGGTCGTCTTTTTGATGCCTTCGTCTCATTTACAGCGGAAGAAAAAGATGCGGTATTCAAAGATACCAAGGAAGGAGGTATCGTTTCTGCAAGAATGCACCCAGATATCTCTACAAAAGGTATAATCACAATCGCAAGTGGTGAGACTGGAGAAGATAAAGTTTGGGGAAAACCAACGCCATGGTGTGATTATTCCGCAGAACTCAAAGATATTGGCTGGAGAGGTTTGGCAATCTTTGATAATCCTTCAAACCTCCGCTATCCGACAAGCTGGCATGTACGTAAGTATGGCTTGTTCGCTGCAAATTGCTTTGGCTATTCCAATTTCCGCGATAAAGATTATAATAAACCTCTTCTACCCGAAAACGGTGATTATACAATTAAAAAAGGAGATACATTATCTTTTCGTTATAGGATGTATGTCCATTCTGGTAACGTGACTGATTCTATGGTAAAAGAACACGCACGGAATTTTCAGGAGACTATAAAAGCAGAGTGGACAAAATAA
- the hflX gene encoding GTPase HflX: MPNVERRALNRLSEVRLVHTHLKTNSGLDDEDLSYLAIYRLDGVAVLEVDENALPRKIHFAHLLPANDENKPWRIYPPTTVYELKDDFLELIRSLEEELERNRIFVKANLKGDNAILIHVSTQPLSVIEDSVQELTELAKSAGIKVLDKVIQRRPPDPKYVMGQGKLKYILIRAVQLGADMLVFDQNLTPSHVKALSDFTDLKILDRTQVILDIFAQHAVTREGKIQVELAQLKYLFPFLGIKQTALSRLTGGIGGRGPGETKLEIDRRRARDRIAHLEQEVKELGRRRELRRQVRTVRQVPTVAIVGYTNAGKSTLLNNLTNSSVIAEDFLFATLNPVSRRLRFPREREVIIIDTVGFIRNLPKDLMSAFRTTFEEINDADLLLHVLDVSSEDVEEKHDTVVKLLRDLELDTKPRINVLNKIDKANSEIVQGLIQQYDGVPVCALNPSTFSPLLERMEMLIWDRNVLFGTQR; this comes from the coding sequence ATGCCCAATGTCGAAAGACGTGCTCTAAACAGGTTATCTGAAGTTCGTCTTGTGCATACCCATCTTAAAACAAACTCGGGTTTGGATGATGAAGATTTAAGTTATTTGGCAATTTATCGGCTTGATGGAGTTGCAGTGCTCGAAGTGGATGAAAATGCACTACCAAGAAAGATACATTTTGCACATTTATTACCTGCAAACGATGAGAATAAACCGTGGCGAATTTATCCCCCAACTACGGTATATGAGTTAAAAGATGATTTTTTAGAATTAATCCGTTCGCTCGAAGAAGAATTGGAACGAAATCGTATATTTGTAAAAGCGAACTTAAAGGGTGATAACGCTATTTTAATTCACGTTTCTACTCAACCGTTGTCGGTGATAGAAGATTCAGTTCAAGAACTTACAGAATTGGCAAAAAGTGCAGGAATTAAAGTATTAGACAAAGTAATCCAAAGGAGACCACCAGACCCTAAATATGTAATGGGACAGGGCAAACTGAAATATATATTAATACGTGCTGTTCAATTAGGGGCTGATATGCTCGTTTTCGACCAAAATTTAACACCATCACATGTGAAGGCACTATCAGATTTTACAGACTTAAAAATATTAGATCGGACACAAGTCATATTAGATATTTTTGCTCAACACGCAGTAACTCGTGAAGGTAAAATTCAGGTTGAACTGGCTCAATTGAAATATCTATTCCCATTTTTGGGTATAAAACAAACAGCCCTTTCCAGGTTAACTGGTGGGATTGGAGGTAGAGGACCTGGGGAAACAAAACTCGAAATTGATAGAAGACGTGCAAGAGACCGAATTGCTCATTTAGAACAAGAGGTGAAGGAATTAGGCAGAAGAAGAGAACTCCGTAGACAGGTTCGAACAGTTCGTCAAGTACCAACTGTTGCAATTGTAGGATATACAAATGCTGGAAAATCAACGTTGTTAAATAATCTAACCAATAGTTCTGTCATAGCTGAGGATTTCTTATTTGCTACATTAAACCCTGTTTCAAGGCGATTACGATTTCCACGAGAACGAGAGGTAATTATTATTGATACCGTAGGTTTTATAAGAAATTTGCCGAAAGATTTAATGTCAGCATTTCGAACCACGTTTGAAGAAATAAATGATGCTGATTTGTTATTGCATGTGCTGGATGTATCATCAGAAGATGTGGAAGAAAAACATGATACGGTTGTTAAACTATTACGAGATTTGGAGTTGGATACCAAACCACGGATTAATGTTTTAAATAAAATTGACAAAGCCAATTCCGAGATAGTTCAGGGACTTATTCAACAGTATGATGGTGTGCCTGTGTGTGCACTAAATCCTTCAACTTTTAGCCCTTTGTTGGAACGAATGGAGATGTTAATTTGGGACAGAAATGTTTTATTTGGTACCCAGAGATAA
- a CDS encoding V-type ATP synthase subunit E family protein: protein MALEEINKAVLESVQHEAELIIKAAQKEADEKKKSAQRNAEEKAERQYQTAIRNIDEEMARKLVQVQGQINKEILKEKNQIINQVFQKAKQEILRIPGNEYQQLMQKLMERAIANESNGILRVHKDDLNIFKTLVTNWNAQKGAGAITIDEQNYLPARGGFLFIGKGFQIDQTIDTLLADLQRELVPVIAQKLFSENT from the coding sequence ATGGCATTAGAAGAAATTAATAAAGCGGTATTAGAATCAGTTCAGCATGAAGCGGAATTGATTATAAAAGCCGCACAAAAAGAAGCCGACGAAAAAAAGAAATCTGCTCAGAGAAATGCCGAGGAAAAAGCGGAACGGCAGTATCAAACTGCTATTCGCAATATTGATGAAGAGATGGCACGTAAATTAGTTCAGGTTCAGGGACAAATCAATAAAGAGATTCTAAAAGAAAAGAATCAGATAATAAATCAAGTGTTTCAAAAAGCGAAGCAGGAAATACTTCGTATCCCTGGAAATGAATATCAGCAATTAATGCAGAAGTTAATGGAACGTGCCATTGCCAATGAGTCTAACGGCATTCTTCGAGTCCATAAAGACGATTTGAATATATTTAAAACCTTGGTTACTAACTGGAATGCTCAAAAGGGAGCAGGTGCCATTACAATTGATGAACAAAATTATCTCCCTGCACGTGGAGGTTTTTTGTTTATCGGTAAAGGCTTCCAGATTGACCAGACGATAGATACTCTTTTGGCAGATTTACAACGGGAATTAGTCCCAGTCATTGCACAGAAGTTATTTAGTGAGAACACTTAA